Proteins from one Bactrocera neohumeralis isolate Rockhampton chromosome 3, APGP_CSIRO_Bneo_wtdbg2-racon-allhic-juicebox.fasta_v2, whole genome shotgun sequence genomic window:
- the LOC126753477 gene encoding uncharacterized protein LOC126753477 translates to MENIFDEIDLEDCPTTSSTPAKDQLHLKRKKFNTSGCYNTEVSISKRPVEGNEVIDILTTISKQLDDLTTRVCETKIDKHLKENIIHKSEEMAQQKTVRECKVLIRKIHQSVWRMTGEDVDNVQTEIASTLPLNTLAAALEMDEKLKCDEFAATTKQFVLRIKGTSDSVHDVLRSLYTDELLYLCNWDGRGGKQPLSKFLLVSNILYDSFITYG, encoded by the exons atggaaaatatatttgacgAAATTGACTTGGAGGATTGTCCAACAACGTCTTCAACTCCCGCAAaag ACCAATTACATTTAAAGCGTAAAAAGTTTAACACATCTGGTTGCTACAATACAGAGGTCAGCATTTCAAAACGACCTGTGGAAGGAAACG AGgttattgacattttaaccACTATTTCCAAACAGCTTGACGATTTGACGACGAGGGTATGCGAAACTAAAATCGATAagcatttaaaagaaaat atTATTCATAAAAGTGAAGAAATGGCGCAGCAAAAAACGGTTCGTGAATGCAAGGTCCTCATCCGCAAAATTCATCAATCGGTATGGCGAATGACTGGTGAAGATGTCGACAACGTTCAAACCGAAATTGCTTCCACCCTACCATTAAATACGCTTGCTGCAGCTTTGGAAATGGACGAAAAATTGAAATGCGACGAATTTGCTGCTACAACG aaaCAATTCGTTTTGAGGATAAAAGGTACTTCAGATAGTGTACATGATGTGTTGCGAAGTCTGTACACTGATGAACTTCTTTATTTATGTAACTGGGACGGTAGGGGTGGGAAGCAACCTCTCTCCAAATTCCTGCTGGTTTCCAACATTTTATACG attCATTCATAACGTATGGATAG